DNA from Fusarium verticillioides 7600 chromosome 4, whole genome shotgun sequence:
GCACCAGAGATGACGGCGACAGCAGCGAAGTCGTCTATAAAGGGTTAGTATATATAGGGCTAGGAGGGTATGAGGGTGATGACGTACTGGGTCGGGAGCAAGCGACACTGTGGCTCATGGCACCACCGTAGCTGAAGCCGGTGGCGAAAACttgcttctcatcaatgCAGAGGTTCTgcttggcaaaagcaagCATCTGATCAGTAAAGGTGATATCCTCACCACCCTGGTTAGCCCAACCAGCGTTGAGACCGTTGGGGGCAATGAAGATGGTAGAGTCGCCAGCCAAGTTGCGAAGACCGTAGTAACCGCCCTGGACGACGTTGCCCATGTTGCCGCTGAGCCAGTGGTAGCCGAAGACGAGACGGTGGGGCTTGTTGTTCTGGTAGTTGTTGGGCAGCTGGAGGGTGTACTCGCGGTTCTTGCCGTTGACCTGCATGGTCTTGACGCCGCTGGAGGGAGGCTGCTTGCCACAGCCAGCTGAGGCAGCGTCGCCGAGCCCAGCTGAggcgaagagggcgagggtgagggtgagaagagaCTTCATCGTGAACGAAAGGACCGAGCCTATTCTTGGAGATTCCTggtggagaagaaaaagaagaagagaagagagttgtTGGTTCTGTCTAGCAGATCCTtgtgtgatgaagaagaaggatcgaatctcttgaaggtgaagaattGAAGATCATTATATACTACTTCTCGTATCACTAGACGTTGCCCTGATTTCCAGCTGCCGAAGCTTCACCCGTGCCAGCCCTGAAGACTCCTCACCAGGGGTTTCCCAAAGGAGCCATCCTGCACAGATCATTGTCATGCGTGTTCCAAACAAGTTCACCCGGTAGTCAATCCATTTCTCCAAACAGCCGACAATGTCCATCAATGGTCGAATGAGGGATCCGGAGTCTGTGGGTCCGAGGGCTACATCCCCTGTCACACTGAGACTTGCATGGGGATGTTTCGAAACAGCAATAGTTTCATTATTAGCCGGTAGATCATTTTCCATCAATTGCTGAGGAGGTCTGTTTCTTGGACGCTGGCACTGAAATTTCGCCTGCAATCTTTGCCAAACAAGCGTAAAATTAGAGGCATTACCTTAAATTCTCCCGGGAAATTTTGACATCGCAAACTGCGTACCATTGGGGTGAATACCCCGAGCTGAATGCTCTCTTgggcttatcgataagctGCCTCGTTTTCGGAGGAGTTTTTCCTGATGGGGCGAGGCTGCAACGGGAGAATTGTTAAAGACGGCGTGATGGCTATAGCATACTTGAAATGTATAACATGGCCAAGTATTTGCCAATCATGGTAACAGTGTTTTTCCGGAGCTCGTGTTGTGAGTCTATGCGCGCCTGTAGGAATTGAGTCTTTAGATGCAATGACAACAACGATCTACATACCAGATGCAAATAAATGCGGAAGTGAAATAGACTGCTACGTTAACATTTTGTCAATTTAACCGTTTCTTGGCAAAGAGTTGGTAACAGCTGATAAAACGAGTATAGGGTGATTTCAACAGTGTCTACAAGAGAAGCGTTCCTCTGGAATATATAAGTTAATTTTTGCTCCCGGGTAGAGCACGCAATCCCCCACATTCCGTGGCTTGAAACGTGGCTGCGTGGCTTTGATGATAAGCCCTATCGTCATCCCAACTATCATATCAGCGACCATACAAGGAACAGCAGAATAGACTTTGACCTGGCATATATGGGCCGATTATGAAGTTGGGTTGACCTCCAAATACAGGATGATTGACGTTTTTCCCGGCCCGTTGGACCGTTTCCCAAACCTGTTCCTGAAGTTGTTCTCGCTTCCCGACACTCTGAACTTGTCCCATTTCAGAACGGAGTCTAACCTCCGTTTGGTAGACCTCGTGATAGGCCGACTAGGGAGTCGACCGCCGAGTCTGGCAGGAGTCCCATGTATAAGCCAGGGGGGCTTGTTTTCCATGGCATCACTCCCGCGGGAAAACTGCCATGAACGAGCTGGAACGAGCATGTTAGTTTATCCAGAGCTCCGGATGCAACCCCCGATTCCACCAAGGATTGCCGAGATTAGTGGAGAACGCTACCAAGAAGCCAGGGCGATGACAAATGGTGTACTAATCTGCGTTTGTTTCAGACTGACAGTGGCAGGGGTCCATCTCACTTCGGTGTCTCTCGGTTCCAGCGTAGGTAGCAGAGCTatggccaagatggtggGAATTCCGTCGGCTCATGTTTAAAAAGCTCCGTTAGTCTGCAAGAAAGTGAGCCTTGCACTTTGGAAAAGGACCGACTATGTTCTTTGAATGTACGATAGCTTCATCGTAACTGGCCACTACTGtgagttgagatgaatgagctCCAGATCGAGGCCTTGATATGTTCACGGAGAAACTTCCGTGATTCAATTCGGTATAGCATGTGAAGAAATTCTCCATTGGGAGATGAGTATAAAGGAAGGCATAAGATGTCGAGAATATAGTCCTTCATCAGAGATTCAAATCAATAGTAACTCATTGTCCATcttccaagaacaaccaCTCTATCTCATACCAAACTCACAATGAAGGgctctcttgtcttcctcgcCGGGCTTTTCGCCCccctcgccctcgcccaGTCTCTGTGCGACCAATACTCCTACTACGCCAATGGCGGCTATGAGTTCAACAACAACCGCTGGGGTCAGGGTTCCGGCTCTGGATCTCAGTGCACTTACATCGACTGGTCAAACAGCAACGGCGCCGGATGGCACGTTGACTGGACCTGGTCCGGCGGCCAGGACAACGTCAAGGCGTACCCCAACTCTGCTCTCCAGATCACGAACAAGCGCATCGTCAGCTCCATCAGCAACATGCAGTCTGCTGCGGCTTGGTCCTACAGTGGCACAAACGTCCGCGCCAACGTTGCCTACGATCTCTTCACGGCTTCTGACCCCAACCATAGCACCTCCAGTGGTGACTATGAGCTCATGATCTGGTGAGTGCCCCTGACTAACATCGGATATTGGGGGTGACTAATGCGTTTTGGGATAGGCTCGGCCGATATGGTAACGTTCAGCCTATTGGATCTAAGCAGACCACCGTCAACATTGAGGGTCGTAGCTGGGATCTCTGGGTGGGCATGAACGGAAGCATGAAGGTCTTCAGCTTCGTCGCCCCCAGCCCcgtcaacaacttcaactctGATGTTAAGCAATTCTTCAACTACCTTGCCAACAGCCAGAGCTACCCCGCCAGCAGGCAGTATCTTCTCAGTATGTATCTCCGCACTCTATTACTCACCCACTCACTAACGTTGCAACTACAGCCTTCCAATTCGGTACCGAGCCTTTCACGTAAGCCAACCTTGCTTCACCTTGATAGACATATACTAACCAATCAATAGTGGAAGCAATGCTAAGCTCACTGTCACCAACTTCAACGCCCACGTCAACTAAACTAAATTGCCGGATCAATCATCTGGGGTGAAAGGGAAGAACTAAGGACTTTTATACTTCTATGTTAcatattttctttttacaTATCACACTCAATAGCAGGCTATCATAACTACTTTGAACTGTTTACTGTGTGACATTGGCTCGTCAAGCTCTTCGTGACTCTATGACAATACCAGCGGCAAAATACGAGGCAGTTACCCCCTCACATATTTGGATAGGACGATGAGTGGTCAGACTTGTGTGTATAATGAAGACACATTGGCATCATGGCCTTCAGTCTCCTCATGATCTTTTCGCGTTTGGATTTTACTATCATATTAGAAATAGTGACATAGCTTTTCCCTCAAGAAACTTCACTCATTGCATAATTGGTGCTTATTTATGACCCTAGTAGACAGGAATTAGCTCCGCCATTGGTGGAACGCTTTGTGTCATACCTGACACTGTTAACAATCCATGTAAACCGCTTGAGGACTGTCAGCACATCCAATTCAGGAACAGGACCGTGGAGCATAGTGAACGTACCGTTGGCGTAAAGAGAATACGAATCAGCGTTgtaaagacaagacagaggATCCAATGCAGTAGAGTTCTCATAGCCATAAGCATAATCCTGAGTCGAAACCTCCTGCTCATATACGGCTCTAGCATGCGTCATCTCGTGGATCGTCGTAGTGGCGTGGTCCTGCTTGTGGCACCTTTGCGGCAAAGGGGGTAGCGTATTGTAGAATAGCGGACACATAGTGACATAGCCGTTGACCCAGGTAGTGTAAGCGATCAAAGGGCCGTCGCTCTCACAGTATCCAATCTCATCGCGGCAAGAGACTCGTGTGTTGCCACTGTCTGAAGTGGAGCACTCTTCAGCGACGGCAAGGAGTCGGCCTGTGACATGTTCGCgagtcttggtctcgttTGACTTGAAGTACTCAACGAACCTCGTGGAGTGAACGTCAGATGCATCCTTCGCTGCGGCCCGGGCAAGCGATTCGCAGTTCTTTATACCGTTGGCAGTGAgttcaagcttctcagcagtgCAAGAGTCCTCCTGGAGAATGGTACGCTTCGATGCCTTTTGCTTCGCCTCAGCTGACGAAGCTTTGGTGATCTTCGTCGAGAgagccttggacttgaagaAAACGGGTATTTGCTTCTTAGATTCTTTCGAAGCAGCGGGGAGACTACCTTCGGCATATACAGAGTATGTACCTGCCCTCAAATCGTACATGGTGGACAAGTCCATAATTCTATAAATGGAGGACCCAGTTTCGACCGTCTCAAAGTGGTTGGTATTGAGTCCATCATAGTATAGGCTCAACTCAATACCCATGAAAGGTACCTCATTTCCTGCCTTGTGTTAGGAACTTGGCTGTCGTGTTGGGATGATTACATGCCGCTCTGGTCCTTCAATGACAGTTTCTTGACAGGTCGCTCGTCAAGAATGGTACCAATCTTGAGAAGACTCAGATCCGTAGGTCCGTCGTTCTTGATAGAGACATTGACTTGAGCCGTTTGCCCAAACACAGGCTCCAAAGAGACGGTCAAAGCGTTGGCGTTTCGCGCATGCCTGTAGTGGGGCAAATGCGCCTGAACGCGAGAGACAAGATAAGCCACAGAAGCCAATGTCGAATAGAAGCGCATCTTGAAGTGTGATTAAAGAGGAATGATTTTGTAGATTTTAATTCAGCTGATTGTGCTTTAAGATGTCAAAGGGGAGATAACGCTCGGCCCCTTATACGGTGGGTATTCCCAGAACAGAAATGAACTCCTTGCCAAGAGTTTTGATACGAGGTCGAACCCTGTCAATATAGTTACATTCCAAGAGCACGAGTCATGCTATATGTCTATTAATATTCCAGACGACGAAACTAAATAGTCATTGCATTATAGACATGTTCAAAACATAGTCATGTTGGTGTAGCTGAAGAAAGCTAAAGATGAAAAGTAACTGACAATCACTGATGCCAACCAATCTTGTTCCTGGACATCTCCATAGCCCTGCTATCTTAACCCAGGCTCTCCCTGTGCATCTTCGAAAGAGCAGTGGTGCTGAGCCATCGTCGGAACCATTTTCCGAAAATCAGGAACACAAAGACGAACAGATTATTAATAGTTAGTGCGCCACAAAAGATGCCTGCAAAGACCGTGATATAGCCATCGGCCTGGACCCAGTCGATCACTTTGTAACCAAAGGCAAAAGAAATTGACATTTTGCCAATGTTCATCGCAATCAGCATCTCAGGCATCTTGGCCTCATAAGAATCCATCGCATATGCGAGCGTGTAAGTGAGATAGAAGAAAGATCCTATGCAAGCCATATTAGTGCCTGTGCCAGAAAGCCGTTTCATAGCACATACCGAATTGGAACATGCCCACAGCGAATACGAGTGCGAACCAATGCAAGTGATTCCCTGCACCATATCCATATAGAATAAGTGCTGCTGGAGCGATGAAAAAGACAACCACCAGACACCAAAGGCGGTATTCGGCTTCGTGAATGTTGTTATTCCTGCGGGCAAGCCAAGCGGATACTCGATCCGGGACGGTACTAAAGGGTCCTGCTGCTAGCAAATAGCCAATGAATGCCGATATTGCCACGAGGCCGGTATTCTCCTGTTGTCATCTTCAGTACAGACCATTCATCTAAAGTGCAGTAGGAACAAACAGTTCAATGAAGGGTATCTTACAATTGGCCATGAGTATGGAGGAGCGGCAACAATAGTTGGGAAAGTAGAAGTGAAGGCGAGCCCAGCAAGCCCAATGACCATCCCTATACTAAGTCAGCTAAACATGTTTCTGTTCCTGAGGAAGTACTTACCATAGGTAGCGCAGACCCAGAACACCTGGGGTACAATGAGGTAAGTAAAGGATCGGATCTGAAAGTACCCTGTCAGTGCTTAATCTATAGCAGTACTTGTCGAATGGGTCCTACCATCATCATTAAGACCGGGCTATTGGGGTCCGTCTTTCCGAAGATCTTGCACTGCTCCAGGTAGGTCTTCCTTGGTGGAACTGTGACGGACTCCTCAAGCCTGGATTCCATAAATTCAGAAGTTGCTTGGGGTTCGTCTTTGATGGATTCGGCGTTAATTGGCCGTTGGCtggagggtgaagaaggtTGGCGTTCCTCAAGGTACATTGTTTCCTCGAAAAGTgcgagagtgaggaggaagaggacaCATCCGAGAGCAAATTCTATCCAGAAAAATAGATTGTACGACAATCCACTCGATAACATGTAACTGGCAGCTGTAGCACTTAGAGACCCAGCAGCAAGTGCAACTTTGGACCCGGCATGTCAgcggtgatggcttcgaagacgaagacgaatGACTAAAGAGAATGGCAATACTGACAGGTATACCAGCCGAGTGCCTTTCCTCGTTcatgaaagaagaagacatcggcCACAGCTTGCGCTGGTAATGCTTCGCAAACTGATGAGCCGAAACCGTGAACCATTCGAAAGCCCATCAGGACATTGTATGACTTGGACAGAGCACAGCCCAGAAGGCCAGCGCAGAACTATTTCACGTATCAGGTAAAGTATCCTCTGTCGGAAGGCTGGGAACTCACGACAACGATCGAGAGTAGCATCGTGGGTCTGCGGCCGATCTTCTGGTACATAGGAACGAAAACGAGGGAGCCTGCTCAGGAAAAGACGAAAGTGCTGACGTTAGCATTGTTACCAATCTGAATGGATTGCTCTTACCGAAGCCGAACAGTAGGTTTGGATTGTTCACCAGCTGCGATGTCTCACCGGGTGTTTTACCAAACTGCTGAGCGAGGAGGTTGACATAGACGCTGGGGCCGATCAATGCACCGTTGGCTAGAAAGGAGTACGCAGAGACAAGGAATAGGATCGagtatttctttcttggGGTCCACTAACGGGCAAAGGTCATTACTCCGAGTATACATTGTCGTTGTAATTTGACTGGAGATGATACATACGTTGAGCGGGTCATTCGGGTCCGCAGAGGGAGTCGGTGTCAAAGAAAGACCGTATGCAGTTTGACTGTCGTCTGAACATCCGTTGACTTTAGCTTCTACATGATGAATTCCGAAGACCGATTCATACCTGTGACTGTCATATCAATGGTGCCAGGCACCTTTGGCTTTTCAATGCCCCTGAGTTGTATTAGCGCTTGATTTTGCTTCCAGAACTTGATACTGGGGTTGGCTGTTGAACATGCCTTGGGTTCTCATGTTGGCGCATTTTGTGTTCACTTCTTGCCTTGATGGCAGCACAGCTTGATTCAAAAGAATGAATTGGAATGGATGATGATTCTGATCAGATTCTATTCATGGAGCGGCTCCTATATAGGTAAAGAGATGCAGCGTCTCTTGCTTGTGAGTGCTCCATTCCGTTGTAATAGGGGAGGCAACGCCACTAACGCTCTGGCCTCCCGATCGCTAGTAATAATCGAGAAGTCTGGGGAAATAGGGTTTCAGCAATTAATGTCGGATAATTGGACGTTCCCCGCGATATTGAGACGATTAAGCTTTGACGACGACTATTGGGGTTAAAATGGATCTGCTGCCGAGGGAGCGATGCCTGACATGGTATAGCTCCCGAGGCAGTTTTTCCTTTTCGAGATATcaatcatcagcaacaaggaTGCAATTACAATAATCGAACGGAAAGCGGAAATCGTATATCGGAAATCAGAGAAGAACGCGGGGAGAGAATACGGAGAGAGAACTTAGATGGGCGTGTCTTGTAGATAGTTGTTATGCATTGTAGTGTATCCGAGCATGGAGATACATGGTTGACGACACTGAATCAAGCTGGGCATATTATAGAGTCTATACTTTACAGTTCATTGTAACTTCATATCAGTGTCGAGGATCACAATTATAATAATCTTTATAAGGTACTATAAGTACTGTATCATCCTCCTGTTTGATCTCAGAGGTCCGAAGTAGCCTTGCCAATACACATGCTGGTAAATACAATTGTCGGCATAACGGCCTCTAGCAGCAGACCAGCCCATCCTTAAACAGCCCGGCAATCACCAAGATTCCGGAAGGCGGAAGATTAGTATTTGGGTTCGAGGTTTTCCGAGATGTCAGATGTTCTTCCGGCCGGACGCATCAGACCATGTCTCAATGCCCTCCCCACGGGGAACCCCGCTCAAAACCAACTTCTCCATGGCTCATCCTTCAATTTGTTATCAAATGGCGACATGTGATGTGGGATAAAGCATAGCTTAGTCTCATTAGCGTAGCTTTACCCCATACCATTAATTCCACATATGCAGAGCCGGGCCAATAATGAACTTTGATTACCATTCTGGGGAAACCTGTGGACACATTCGTCAGTCTTTTACATGCAATCCAGACTGCAGCGGAGACTTGGTCGGTAACTCGGTACGGTACTTGCATAACTTAACTTGACAAGAAGTAGTCATACGGAGTAGTCTCCACGCCTTTCGATTATATATGGATCACCGCCGTCAACACTCAATTTCTCCAATCCTGACAAGCCTTTTCCATCGCTTTTACCtatctcttcaactccttcaacGTATCAAAGATGACACAAGGCGCACAGAAAAACGACGGAGATACCTTTTTCGGCCTGCCGTCGGCGTGGAGGCAGGCCTTCGAATTCTCCCAACATGGCATCACAGGCCGATTTGAGAGTGAAATAGCTGATTTGGTGGTCTTTGGAGAAATACCAAAGGAGATCAACGGCACCTTCTACCGCATGATGGTCGATCCTCTGTACCCCCTGATGCCCAATAATCCAGCCATCGAGGGTGACGGCAACATCTGTGCGCTGCGCATTCAAGATGGCCGTGTCGATATGAAGAATAAATATATCGAAACGGAACGCCTCAAGTTAGAAAAGCAGGCGAATAAGAGACTATTTGGTCTCTACCGAAATCCCTTTACGCACCATCCTTGCGTACGCGCAGCCATTGACTCTACAGCAAACACAAATGTCATCTACTGGGCTGGGCGACTTCTTGCCCTTAA
Protein-coding regions in this window:
- a CDS encoding murein transglycosylase — encoded protein: MKGSLVFLAGLFAPLALAQSLCDQYSYYANGGYEFNNNRWGQGSGSGSQCTYIDWSNSNGAGWHVDWTWSGGQDNVKAYPNSALQITNKRIVSSISNMQSAAAWSYSGTNVRANVAYDLFTASDPNHSTSSGDYELMIWLGRYGNVQPIGSKQTTVNIEGRSWDLWVGMNGSMKVFSFVAPSPVNNFNSDVKQFFNYLANSQSYPASRQYLLTFQFGTEPFTGSNAKLTVTNFNAHVN